The Vitis vinifera cultivar Pinot Noir 40024 chromosome 12, ASM3070453v1 genome has a segment encoding these proteins:
- the LOC104881021 gene encoding uncharacterized protein LOC104881021, producing METDCCQFLQRCQECQMHGDLIHVPPSELHALASPWPFSVWGIDIIGKISPKSSSGHEYILVVIDYFTKWVEAASYARLTAASFIKSHIICRYGVPHELISDRGVHFKGEVDTLIQEYGIQHHRSSAYRPQTNGAVEAISLLDEKRLRAVDHVQAYQRKMTRAFRKKVKPRKF from the exons atggagacagattgttgccagTTTCTACAGAGATGTCAGGAGTGTCAGATGCATGGAGACTTGATACACGTGCCACCTTCTGAGTTGCATGCACTTGCATCcccttggccattttcagtatggggtattgatattattgggaagatctcGCCCAAGTCTTCCAGTGGGCATGAGTACATTTTGGTTGTCATTgactatttcaccaagtgggtggaagctgctTCTTATGCTAGGTTGACAGCGGCCAGTTTCATTAAATCGCATATTATTTGCCGATACGGGGTCCCTCATGAGCTGATCTCAGACAGAGGGGTGCATTTCAAGGGCGAGGTGGACACGTTGATTCAAGAGTATGGCATTCAGCATCACAGatcgtctgcgtacaggccgcagacTAATGGAGCAGTTGAGGCc ATTAGCCTGTTGGATGAGAAGAGATTGAGGGCGGtagatcatgttcaggcctatcagaggaagatgaccCGTGCATTCAGAAAGAAGGTCAAGCCTAGGAAATTCTAG
- the LOC100248109 gene encoding anthocyanidin 3-O-glucosyltransferase 2, producing MKKVELVFVPSPGVGHLAATLEMAKLIANRDDRLSVTIFIMKLPFESEDSKTTESVASSIRFITLPRIEISSSSSTSPANFFTDVVKAYTPLAREAVHELMTRSGSVRLAGFVIDMFCTSMIDVANEFGVPSYLFFTSSAAFLGFVLHLQSLHDHHNLEITEFKDSDAELEVPSFVHSVPGKVFPSVVFDKEGDEIPILLHHTQRFRETKGIIVNTFVELESHAINSFSGDTSPPIYPIGPILNTEVESSEVQQQAIEIMNWLNDQPPSSVVFLCFGSMGSFNGEQVREIAHGLEGSGCRFLWSLRQPPPKGKMEYPIEYGNKEEVLPEGFLDRTTKIGKVIGWAPQVAVLAHPAVGGFVSHCGWNSTLESLWYGVPTATWPMYAEQQLNAFQMVKDLELAVEIKIDYDKDKGYIVSSQDIEKGLRQLMDADSEVRKKRQKMQEKSRKAMMDGGSSYSYLGYFIEDMMTNVP from the coding sequence ATGAAGAAAGTAGAGCTCGTGTTTGTTCCTTCCCCTGGGGTTGGTCATCTTGCAGCAACTTTGGAGATGGCAAAGCTCATTGCTAATAGAGATGATCGACTATCAGTCACAATCTTTATCATGAAGCTCCCATTTGAGTCGGAGGACAGTAAAACGACTGAATCAGTGGCTTCTTCGATTCGTTTTATCACCCTCCCTCGTATAGAGATCAGTTCCAGTTCATCGACGTCACCGGCCAACTTCTTCACTGATGTTGTCAAAGCTTATACACCCCTTGCGAGAGAAGCTGtccatgagctcatgactcgcTCTGGCTCTGTTCGGCTTGCTGGGTTCGTCATCGATATGTTTTGCACCTCCATGATTGATGTGGCCAATGAGTTTGGGGTTCCTTCCTATCTCTTCTTCACTTCTAGTGCTGCCTTTCTTGGTTTTGTGCTGCATCTTCAATCCCTCCATGATCACCACAACTTGGAAATCACTGAGTTCAAGGACTCAGATGCTGAGTTGGAAGTTCCGAGTTTTGTCCACTCAGTTCCTGGTAAGGTTTTCCCTTCTGTGGTGTTTGATAAGGAAGGTGATGAAATTCCCATCCTCCTCCACCACACTCAAAGGTTTAGAGAAACCAAGGGTATTATTGTAAACACATTTGTGGAGCTGGAATCGCATGCCATCAACTCATTTTCTGGTGATACATCCCCTCCAATTTACCCTATAGGACCCATACTTAACACTGAAGTCGAGTCTAGTGAGGTCCAACAGCAAGCTATTGAGATCATGAATTGGCTTAATGATCAACCTCCATCATCTGTGGTGTTCTTGTGTTTTGGGAGCATGGGAAGCTTCAATGGTGAACAGGTTAGAGAGATAGCACATGGGCTTGAGGGTAGTGGGTGTCGATTTTTATGGTCATTACGTCAACCTCCTCCAAAGGGCAAGATGGAATATCCCATTGAATATGGGAATAAAGAGGAAGTTTTACCTGAAGGGTTTTTAGATCGAACGACTAAGATTGGCAAAGTAATTGGTTGGGCTCCACAGGTAGCTGTCCTAGCCCATCCAGCAGTGGGAGGATTTGTATCTCATTGTGGGTGGAATTCTACTCTAGAGAGCTTATGGTATGGGGTTCCAACCGCTACATGGCCAATGTATGCAGAACAACAACTCAATGCGTTTCAGATGGTGAAGGATCTAGAATTGGCAGTGGAGATTAAAATAGATTATGATAAGGACAAAGGTTATATTGTGAGCAGTCAAGACATTGAGAAGGGACTAAGGCAGCTAATGGATGCAGATAGTGAGGTGAGGAAGAAAAGgcagaaaatgcaagagaagAGTAGGAAAGCCATGATGGATGGTGGATCTTCGTACTCCTACTTGGgatattttattgaagacaTGATGACTAATGTtccatga